From a single Sulfolobus sp. E5-1-F genomic region:
- a CDS encoding xanthine dehydrogenase family protein molybdopterin-binding subunit — protein MIKEDLPKIIGKGSYIDDINPKNVVYLGVVRSQIARGIIRSISKPESALLSLTWEDVKTYMPVPVPPNISKSSKIVRMPVLADGRVNFVGQPVLAFVVDDRYKIEDIAEEVTIDYEELKPVVDLEKAMDNDEEIHPGVKKNISVDLLLEGGELSAKSKAEVVVSRKIKQNRIVSNPMEPKGVIVHWDGEHLNVYGSFQSAFRIRNDLREALNFSPEKIRVYSAPNVGGGFGNKVPSHPEYVLAAIASMKLNRPVKWIETRYEHLKNPTVGRGVLSDVKLYATRQGEILGIEGYVAVDLGAYNYTINPTTPGFIASLLTGPYKMKFASIRALGVFTNQPPTGPYRGAGRPEAALIHETLVDDLAEELGMDPVEIRRKNLFGDNGYVTPLGVKIDPAGYREVLDTAEKYYRKAKEVYKDKGVSIVIFTDIVRLSPGEGARVRIENGKVKIFVGTGPHGQAYSDTFSKLASEVLGISQDIIEVITNTTEGVKEGVGSFGSRGGTIGGSAVIEACKQLLSKINMPIDKAIKELNGVEVEVFYRSDDIFSPGAHVAVVDVNRETGFVKILDYYAVDDVGRALVKEEVEGQIIGGVLQGVSQVLWEHAPYDENGNPLFSSIADTGVPTAVEASFKVNVDEVEFPSALPAKSRGVGEAGTTGGLPAVFIALEKVVKRKFNKTPIYPWDIIG, from the coding sequence ATGATAAAAGAGGATCTTCCTAAAATAATTGGAAAGGGGAGTTACATTGATGATATAAATCCGAAAAACGTAGTTTACCTTGGTGTAGTTAGATCACAGATTGCGAGGGGGATAATAAGAAGCATATCTAAACCTGAAAGTGCACTCTTATCCCTAACGTGGGAAGATGTAAAAACCTATATGCCAGTCCCAGTTCCACCTAACATTTCTAAGTCATCAAAGATTGTCAGAATGCCAGTTTTAGCAGATGGAAGGGTTAACTTTGTAGGCCAACCAGTTCTAGCGTTTGTCGTTGATGACAGATATAAGATCGAAGATATTGCTGAGGAGGTTACAATTGATTACGAAGAATTAAAACCAGTAGTCGATCTGGAAAAGGCTATGGATAATGATGAAGAGATACATCCTGGTGTTAAGAAGAACATTTCAGTAGATCTATTACTCGAAGGCGGTGAGTTATCAGCCAAGAGTAAAGCGGAAGTTGTTGTAAGTAGGAAAATCAAACAGAATAGGATAGTTTCAAACCCTATGGAACCTAAGGGAGTTATAGTACACTGGGATGGTGAACATCTAAACGTTTATGGTTCTTTTCAATCTGCCTTTAGGATAAGGAATGACCTTAGAGAAGCTTTGAATTTTTCGCCCGAAAAGATAAGGGTTTACTCTGCACCTAATGTGGGAGGTGGATTTGGAAATAAGGTACCATCGCATCCCGAATACGTCTTAGCAGCAATTGCATCTATGAAGCTGAATAGGCCAGTAAAGTGGATTGAAACTAGGTATGAACACTTGAAAAACCCAACTGTTGGTAGAGGAGTATTATCAGATGTTAAACTATATGCAACTAGGCAAGGTGAAATTTTAGGCATAGAGGGTTACGTCGCAGTCGATTTAGGTGCGTATAATTACACAATTAACCCCACAACTCCGGGATTCATAGCTAGTTTATTAACTGGTCCCTATAAGATGAAGTTTGCCTCTATTAGAGCGTTAGGAGTTTTTACAAACCAACCACCAACTGGTCCCTACAGGGGCGCTGGTAGACCGGAGGCTGCACTAATTCATGAGACTCTTGTTGATGATTTGGCTGAGGAGTTAGGCATGGACCCTGTAGAAATTAGGAGAAAGAACTTATTTGGGGATAACGGATACGTAACACCGTTAGGAGTTAAGATTGACCCTGCTGGTTATAGGGAGGTTTTGGATACTGCTGAGAAGTACTATAGAAAGGCTAAGGAAGTTTACAAGGATAAAGGAGTCTCCATAGTGATATTTACCGACATCGTGAGATTATCACCGGGAGAGGGTGCTAGAGTTAGGATAGAGAACGGTAAGGTTAAGATATTTGTAGGAACTGGTCCCCACGGACAAGCCTATTCTGATACGTTCTCTAAATTAGCATCCGAGGTTTTAGGAATATCACAGGATATTATTGAGGTCATTACTAACACAACTGAGGGCGTAAAGGAGGGAGTTGGTAGTTTTGGTTCTAGAGGTGGCACTATTGGAGGTTCTGCAGTAATTGAAGCGTGTAAACAATTATTAAGCAAAATTAACATGCCAATTGATAAGGCAATAAAAGAATTAAATGGAGTTGAGGTTGAGGTCTTCTATAGATCAGACGATATATTTTCACCAGGTGCGCATGTTGCAGTAGTAGATGTAAATAGAGAGACGGGCTTTGTTAAGATATTAGATTATTACGCAGTTGATGATGTTGGTAGGGCTCTAGTCAAGGAAGAGGTTGAGGGGCAAATAATTGGTGGAGTATTGCAAGGAGTATCACAAGTATTGTGGGAACATGCACCTTATGACGAGAATGGTAATCCACTATTCTCCTCAATAGCCGATACCGGTGTTCCAACTGCAGTTGAAGCTAGCTTTAAGGT
- a CDS encoding fumarylacetoacetate hydrolase family protein, with protein sequence MTKYVSFYVGNVRKLGIVEGDNIYEIHDFGKEEPKGKTYKLSEIVFDIPVLPSAIICTLVNTPRMIGVSNKEEAREMVKSPKFFLKLPTVAIAHKQPILSLEDAIRPEVEIGIVIKSKMKEVPKSKVKDYILGYTVFNDITYPPGMKEDSYYAMRRDPADGKIKKMLFRGTHFRNKVRDTFAPMGPYLVTDEEIGDINSLKMRSYYNGELVQDGNSNEFIFSIEEILEELSKIVTIPPLSVVSTGSVGYINAQDASEFHLKPIENAIMVAEIEKIGRLENPTKIIK encoded by the coding sequence ATGACGAAGTACGTTTCGTTTTATGTGGGAAACGTTAGAAAACTTGGGATAGTAGAGGGAGATAATATATACGAGATACACGATTTCGGAAAGGAAGAACCTAAGGGAAAGACCTATAAGCTAAGTGAAATAGTTTTCGATATTCCCGTACTACCTTCAGCAATAATATGTACTTTAGTTAATACTCCAAGAATGATTGGAGTTAGTAACAAGGAGGAGGCAAGGGAAATGGTTAAAAGTCCTAAATTCTTTTTAAAACTTCCGACTGTTGCTATAGCTCATAAACAACCAATATTATCACTTGAGGATGCGATACGTCCAGAGGTCGAAATAGGGATAGTAATTAAATCAAAGATGAAGGAGGTACCAAAGAGCAAGGTGAAGGATTACATTCTGGGTTATACAGTATTCAACGATATAACCTATCCTCCAGGTATGAAGGAGGATTCGTATTATGCAATGAGACGAGATCCAGCTGATGGTAAAATAAAGAAAATGTTATTTAGGGGTACACACTTCAGAAATAAGGTTAGGGATACTTTTGCACCAATGGGACCGTATCTTGTCACAGATGAAGAGATTGGCGATATTAACTCATTGAAGATGAGGAGTTATTATAATGGTGAATTGGTTCAAGATGGGAATTCTAATGAGTTCATATTCTCTATAGAGGAAATTTTGGAGGAGTTATCAAAAATAGTTACAATTCCACCACTTAGTGTTGTTTCTACTGGAAGTGTTGGCTATATTAACGCTCAAGACGCTTCCGAATTTCACTTAAAGCCAATTGAAAATGCCATAATGGTTGCTGAAATAGAGAAGATAGGTAGATTGGAGAATCCGACAAAAATTATAAAATGA
- a CDS encoding MBL fold metallo-hydrolase: MSWKILVNGVPVFTSLGFVGFCNVILINADDKYLIYDPGHFGNKEVLLKALKDNGLSPSDIDGIILSHMHYDHSLNSLVFPNAKVYTTREEVEYTRTNPDNYSVTYLPDLLKDRMILVKDNEEVYGLKFILLPGHTAGSLGVIYNDTIFVGDAIKYIVDAQSGETSFAYYDITQANRSIRKVLQLANKVVPGHDIPFTIKRDANIVEIIPDSNFVNNEFVVYSKNDKLKILIKKV, from the coding sequence ATGAGTTGGAAGATCTTAGTTAATGGAGTACCGGTTTTTACTAGTTTAGGTTTCGTAGGTTTTTGTAATGTTATATTAATTAACGCTGATGATAAATATTTGATTTATGATCCGGGACACTTCGGAAATAAGGAAGTGTTATTAAAAGCATTAAAAGATAACGGATTGTCACCATCTGATATTGATGGGATTATTTTATCCCATATGCATTATGATCATTCGCTCAACTCACTAGTATTTCCAAATGCCAAAGTTTATACTACCAGGGAAGAAGTTGAATATACAAGAACAAATCCGGATAATTATTCAGTTACTTATCTACCAGATCTGTTAAAGGATAGAATGATTTTAGTCAAAGATAATGAGGAAGTATATGGCTTGAAGTTTATCTTATTGCCAGGCCATACTGCTGGAAGTTTAGGTGTAATATATAACGATACCATTTTCGTTGGAGACGCTATTAAATACATCGTTGACGCGCAGAGTGGCGAAACATCTTTTGCGTATTATGATATTACCCAAGCTAATAGAAGTATTAGAAAAGTGTTACAACTTGCCAATAAGGTAGTACCTGGTCACGATATTCCATTTACCATAAAAAGAGATGCTAATATTGTAGAGATCATTCCAGATTCCAATTTTGTCAATAACGAATTCGTCGTATACAGTAAAAATGATAAACTTAAAATACTGATAAAAAAAGTTTAA
- a CDS encoding maleate cis-trans isomerase family protein, producing the protein MEWIKVGVIIPSSNTTVEYEFNSVLNQIREYRITPHFSRIMLRNVTIEDLAEMEKETERAAIELSTISPHIISYACTTGSLFKGPTHHEEIIRRIEKTAKVPATATSGSVINALRKLGVKRLVLLTPYIEEVNKKEIEFLFKNDFEVVRNAGMGIRENIRIGQVTPEEVYNFAINVLKDIKEDYEGIFISCTNLRTFEILDRIERKLGKPVISSNSATLWEVLYKLNINIKIKGLGQLFELN; encoded by the coding sequence ATGGAGTGGATAAAAGTAGGAGTGATAATTCCTTCTTCTAATACTACTGTAGAATATGAATTTAATAGTGTACTTAATCAGATTAGGGAATATAGAATTACCCCTCACTTTTCAAGAATAATGCTGAGAAACGTTACTATAGAGGATTTAGCAGAAATGGAGAAGGAGACAGAAAGGGCTGCTATTGAATTGTCAACGATCTCGCCTCACATTATTTCTTATGCTTGTACCACTGGTAGTCTATTTAAAGGACCAACACATCATGAGGAAATAATCCGAAGAATAGAGAAGACTGCGAAAGTTCCAGCTACTGCTACGTCTGGGTCTGTAATAAATGCGCTGAGGAAATTAGGTGTAAAAAGACTAGTTCTACTCACACCTTATATAGAAGAGGTTAACAAAAAAGAAATAGAGTTCTTATTTAAGAACGATTTTGAAGTAGTTAGAAACGCAGGAATGGGTATCCGTGAGAATATTAGAATAGGCCAAGTGACACCTGAGGAAGTATATAATTTTGCAATAAACGTTCTTAAAGACATTAAGGAGGATTATGAAGGTATTTTTATTTCTTGCACGAATCTTAGAACATTCGAGATTCTCGATAGAATAGAAAGGAAATTAGGAAAACCAGTAATCAGCAGTAACAGTGCTACATTATGGGAAGTACTATATAAACTGAACATTAACATTAAAATAAAAGGGTTAGGGCAATTATTCGAATTAAATTAA
- a CDS encoding MFS transporter: protein MVSEKTKAIVASSFGMALEWYDFFIYTFVATVVSKLFFPSSNPITSLLAFYLTFFIGFLGRPLGGLVFGYIGDKLGRKSSLVFTILLTGLSVFFVGLLPTYYQIGILAPILLAILRFLTGVALGGEWGGAFSLTSEYVNPNRRGLYSGILQATVSIANLLATGIIFVIIAIMGQTGFDNFGWRILFYTGLFIAIIGLIIRLRIEDSPVFRKLREERKVVRNPITEAFRNYWKLIVANLFIVGVINGAWYYTNFAYSISYATTIAQRFNMPHLSLQVINFAILIVSVVGIFASIFFGYLSDLIGRRTQIIINAIIGIVLAYPYYYLLLQGNELAAISAIILGGLLIYYFSGAITPAFLVESYPPTVRYTAISFTYQIGVGFIGGLTPFILTYLVGVTNNIFSPVYFTIATGLIVLILALSLKETKGKIYEGEEILKQEY, encoded by the coding sequence ATGGTTTCCGAGAAAACTAAGGCTATAGTTGCATCAAGCTTTGGAATGGCACTAGAATGGTATGATTTTTTCATCTACACTTTTGTAGCTACTGTTGTTTCGAAACTATTCTTTCCATCATCTAATCCAATAACTTCACTATTAGCTTTTTACTTAACGTTCTTCATAGGATTTTTAGGTAGACCACTAGGTGGTTTAGTTTTCGGATATATAGGAGACAAACTAGGAAGAAAGTCTTCACTAGTCTTTACTATTTTGCTTACTGGACTTAGCGTATTTTTTGTTGGACTCTTACCAACATATTATCAAATAGGTATATTAGCGCCGATCCTACTCGCTATACTAAGGTTTTTAACGGGTGTGGCGTTAGGCGGTGAATGGGGTGGTGCATTTTCGTTAACATCGGAATACGTAAATCCAAACAGAAGAGGGTTATATTCAGGTATTCTTCAAGCAACGGTATCTATTGCCAATTTGCTAGCAACTGGTATAATCTTTGTTATAATCGCAATAATGGGACAAACTGGGTTTGATAACTTCGGATGGAGAATATTATTCTACACTGGGCTATTTATTGCAATAATAGGATTAATAATAAGACTTAGAATTGAAGATTCACCGGTATTTAGAAAATTAAGAGAGGAGCGAAAAGTAGTAAGAAATCCAATCACTGAAGCATTTAGAAATTATTGGAAATTAATAGTTGCAAATCTATTTATAGTTGGGGTTATTAATGGAGCTTGGTATTATACAAATTTCGCATATTCCATAAGCTATGCTACAACTATAGCCCAACGTTTTAATATGCCTCATCTTTCCCTTCAAGTAATAAATTTCGCTATACTCATTGTATCAGTAGTAGGCATATTTGCCTCGATATTTTTTGGATATTTATCCGACCTTATTGGAAGAAGGACGCAAATCATAATAAATGCCATAATAGGTATAGTACTAGCTTATCCATACTACTATTTATTACTTCAAGGTAATGAATTAGCGGCAATCAGTGCAATAATTCTTGGTGGATTATTAATATACTATTTTTCGGGTGCAATAACGCCAGCGTTTCTTGTTGAATCATACCCGCCAACTGTCAGATATACTGCAATATCATTTACATATCAAATAGGTGTTGGATTCATAGGGGGTCTTACACCGTTTATCTTGACTTATTTAGTTGGCGTGACTAACAACATATTCTCTCCAGTTTACTTTACAATCGCAACTGGTTTAATCGTTCTAATACTCGCACTGTCTCTTAAGGAAACTAAAGGAAAAATTTATGAAGGAGAAGAGATACTAAAACAAGAATATTAG
- a CDS encoding Rieske (2Fe-2S) protein → MLKVIEINGYPIMIYEKDGEEHKYLAGCPHKQRPITAEGYKIDGDYIVCPFHNAVFSLITGELMKPPNSKTPCPTDCRLIRVKIINGEVTFEDKPFIPKMKGK, encoded by the coding sequence ATGTTAAAGGTAATCGAAATCAATGGGTATCCGATAATGATTTATGAAAAAGACGGTGAAGAGCACAAATACCTAGCGGGTTGTCCTCATAAGCAAAGGCCAATAACTGCTGAAGGATATAAAATTGATGGGGATTACATAGTTTGTCCATTTCATAATGCAGTATTCTCACTTATCACGGGTGAATTAATGAAACCACCAAATTCCAAAACACCTTGTCCGACCGATTGTAGATTAATAAGGGTCAAGATAATAAATGGGGAAGTAACTTTTGAGGATAAACCATTTATACCTAAAATGAAGGGTAAATAA
- a CDS encoding hydantoinase/oxoprolinase family protein, whose translation MECKVAIDIGGTFTDFIILSNDGDIKTVKVLTNPKDPGQVIKDILSTLNCNVNEIAHATTLATNTLLGQENLTIPKTALLITKGFRDIIEIGRQNRPRLYDLYFEKPRQLVPRDLRFEINERVDAEGNIMKEVDQDEIERVVKKLLNENVLSIAVSFLHSYLNPKNELITENVLKKYFKYISVSAKIAPEPREYERSSTAVVNAVLMPLVSAYLEKLQVSLPTENFYIMSSSGGLIDIKEASEKPVQLIESGPAAGVIASASFLPNESLITFDMGGTTAKAGVVINGNFEMSTEYEVGGEVHHGRLVKGSGYPIRFPFVDLAEVSAGGGTIIWRDEANALKVGPISAGADPGPISYGKGGNRPTIADANLILGRLGTELIGGNLKLDKESAIRGMSKLGDPYEVSRNALELINLEMARAIRLVTVERGLDPSNFSLIAFGGAGPQHALYLAEEIGIEKVIISPHPGLFSALGLLLADWRFEVRKSYPKDLESEFKQLEKELYEKLKGNVDYFLRFADVRYEGQGWELTIPVNNVYEVRKVFEEKHLATYGFVMKDREIEVVTIRVFAIKKRPLPRIKVTFGNWDKPKEVRKVMINDDWVNVNVYVREKLPKGFRIRGPAIIEEYSSTIVIKDGWNATIDDSIVLVRE comes from the coding sequence ATGGAATGTAAGGTTGCAATAGATATTGGTGGAACTTTCACTGACTTCATTATCTTATCTAATGACGGAGACATTAAGACAGTAAAAGTCCTAACTAACCCTAAGGATCCTGGGCAAGTAATTAAGGATATACTAAGCACTCTGAATTGCAATGTAAATGAGATAGCTCACGCTACTACTCTTGCAACGAACACGCTACTAGGACAAGAAAACTTGACAATACCAAAAACTGCCTTATTGATTACAAAAGGATTTAGAGATATTATTGAAATAGGTAGACAGAATAGACCCAGACTTTACGATCTGTATTTTGAAAAACCAAGACAGCTAGTCCCAAGGGATTTAAGATTTGAAATTAATGAGAGAGTTGATGCTGAAGGTAATATAATGAAGGAAGTAGATCAAGATGAAATAGAAAGAGTTGTTAAGAAACTTTTAAATGAAAATGTACTATCTATTGCAGTAAGTTTTCTGCACTCCTATCTGAATCCAAAAAATGAGCTGATTACTGAAAACGTATTAAAGAAGTACTTCAAATACATCTCAGTATCGGCTAAGATAGCACCAGAACCAAGGGAATATGAGAGATCTTCCACCGCTGTAGTTAACGCAGTACTAATGCCATTAGTATCTGCATATCTTGAAAAATTACAAGTCTCTTTGCCAACTGAAAACTTTTACATTATGTCTAGTTCAGGGGGATTAATTGATATTAAAGAAGCTTCTGAAAAGCCAGTACAACTGATCGAATCTGGACCAGCAGCTGGTGTAATAGCTTCAGCTAGTTTCTTACCTAATGAGAGTTTAATAACCTTTGACATGGGTGGTACTACTGCTAAAGCTGGTGTCGTAATTAATGGAAATTTCGAAATGAGTACTGAATACGAAGTTGGAGGAGAAGTACATCACGGAAGGTTGGTTAAGGGTAGTGGATATCCGATAAGATTCCCATTTGTAGATTTAGCGGAAGTATCTGCAGGCGGAGGTACAATAATATGGAGAGATGAGGCTAATGCCTTAAAGGTTGGACCCATAAGTGCTGGCGCTGATCCCGGACCAATTTCTTACGGCAAAGGAGGAAACAGACCCACCATAGCTGATGCAAATTTGATTTTAGGAAGATTAGGAACTGAACTAATTGGTGGCAATCTAAAATTAGACAAAGAGAGTGCAATAAGAGGAATGAGTAAGCTCGGTGATCCATATGAGGTAAGTAGGAACGCTTTAGAATTGATTAACCTAGAGATGGCTAGAGCAATAAGGCTAGTTACAGTGGAGAGGGGATTAGATCCATCAAACTTCTCCTTAATAGCCTTTGGAGGTGCTGGTCCACAACATGCACTATACTTAGCTGAGGAGATTGGGATAGAAAAGGTTATAATATCGCCTCATCCAGGATTATTCAGTGCATTGGGACTATTACTGGCTGATTGGCGTTTTGAAGTTAGGAAATCATATCCTAAAGATCTTGAGAGTGAATTTAAGCAATTGGAAAAGGAGCTATACGAGAAGTTAAAGGGAAACGTCGATTACTTCTTGAGATTTGCAGATGTGAGGTATGAGGGACAAGGATGGGAATTAACAATTCCAGTAAATAACGTTTATGAAGTTAGGAAAGTGTTTGAAGAGAAACATCTAGCTACTTACGGTTTCGTGATGAAGGATAGGGAGATAGAGGTTGTTACAATAAGAGTTTTCGCTATCAAGAAGAGACCATTACCTAGAATAAAGGTAACTTTTGGAAATTGGGATAAGCCAAAGGAGGTTAGAAAAGTAATGATTAATGACGATTGGGTAAATGTCAACGTTTATGTCAGGGAAAAGTTGCCTAAAGGCTTTAGAATAAGGGGACCAGCAATAATTGAGGAATACAGTTCTACTATAGTTATAAAGGATGGTTGGAATGCAACTATAGATGACTCAATAGTATTGGTGAGAGAATGA
- a CDS encoding hydantoinase B/oxoprolinase family protein → MTSWEIIYKASEFIAEEMGVMLKRSAMSPNIRERMDHSCAITDAEGNIVAQAEHIPVHLGSFSIGVKNTLNLIGELEEGDMVILNDPYISGTHLNDVMVLAPVYYNGKLVGYVVNKAHHVDVGGPMPGSLNPYATTIYEEGFVIPPVRLMRKGQINNEIVDIIKQNFKVPEVSIGDLNAQISANLNGIARIKQMFDKYRYDNVLSAWNTSMEYGKKLGLSEISKWGNGVGEDEDYLEIGDELKKIRLKIKIDEDGIYADFTGTDTQIEGPLNAVYGVTFSAVSFAIRSLIGKDIPTNEGFYSLIKVNAPKGTIVDPNKPGAVGGGNVETSQRIADVTFKALSHLISVPAAGSGTMMNVMMGGIYKGKYWAYYETIGGGTGARPNKDGVSGVQVNMTNTLNTPIEIAERYYPLMFTMYRIREGSGGNGKYKGGDGIIRAFKVLEKTRLSIMAERFKVPPWGLKGGESGKPGKVTIIRSNGIKEEMPSKFSTILNKDDEVIIETPGGGGYYTSNENWRRS, encoded by the coding sequence ATGACGAGTTGGGAAATAATTTACAAAGCCTCGGAGTTCATCGCTGAGGAAATGGGCGTTATGCTTAAGAGATCAGCAATGTCACCGAACATTAGGGAGAGGATGGATCATAGCTGTGCAATAACAGACGCTGAGGGTAATATTGTAGCCCAAGCTGAGCATATACCAGTTCACCTAGGCTCATTTAGTATTGGAGTTAAGAACACGTTGAACTTAATAGGTGAGCTAGAAGAGGGTGATATGGTTATTTTAAACGATCCTTATATATCCGGTACTCACTTGAATGACGTAATGGTTTTGGCACCAGTTTACTATAATGGCAAGTTGGTAGGATATGTGGTAAATAAAGCGCATCATGTTGATGTAGGTGGACCAATGCCGGGTAGTCTTAATCCATATGCAACCACAATTTATGAGGAGGGCTTCGTAATACCCCCAGTGAGGTTAATGAGAAAAGGGCAAATAAATAATGAGATTGTTGATATAATTAAGCAGAACTTTAAGGTACCTGAAGTATCAATAGGTGATTTGAATGCACAAATCTCGGCAAACCTTAACGGTATAGCTAGGATTAAGCAAATGTTTGATAAGTACAGATATGATAACGTTCTTAGCGCGTGGAATACGTCTATGGAATACGGAAAGAAACTAGGACTATCTGAGATTTCAAAATGGGGTAATGGTGTAGGCGAGGATGAGGATTATTTAGAGATAGGTGACGAGCTAAAGAAGATAAGACTAAAGATTAAGATTGATGAAGATGGTATTTACGCTGATTTCACTGGAACTGATACCCAGATTGAGGGACCTTTAAATGCAGTATACGGAGTTACGTTTTCCGCTGTTAGTTTCGCAATAAGATCATTAATAGGCAAGGACATTCCTACAAATGAGGGCTTTTACAGTCTGATTAAGGTTAATGCACCTAAAGGTACGATCGTTGATCCCAATAAGCCAGGAGCAGTTGGTGGTGGTAATGTTGAGACCTCACAGAGAATCGCTGATGTTACCTTTAAGGCATTATCTCACCTTATTAGTGTTCCAGCTGCTGGTTCAGGTACTATGATGAATGTGATGATGGGTGGTATTTACAAAGGTAAGTATTGGGCATATTATGAGACGATAGGTGGTGGTACTGGAGCAAGGCCGAATAAGGATGGAGTATCTGGAGTGCAAGTTAATATGACTAATACTTTAAATACTCCTATTGAGATTGCTGAGAGATATTATCCATTAATGTTCACAATGTATAGGATTAGGGAAGGGAGTGGTGGGAATGGTAAATATAAAGGCGGAGATGGGATAATTAGAGCATTTAAGGTCTTAGAGAAGACTAGGTTATCAATTATGGCTGAGAGGTTTAAAGTTCCTCCTTGGGGCTTAAAAGGTGGTGAAAGCGGAAAACCGGGAAAGGTCACGATAATAAGAAGTAACGGTATAAAGGAGGAAATGCCTAGTAAGTTCTCAACAATTTTAAATAAGGATGATGAAGTGATTATTGAAACTCCAGGCGGTGGGGGATATTATACTTCTAATGAGAATTGGAGAAGATCATAA
- a CDS encoding sulfite exporter TauE/SafE family protein, which produces MSVILFVASIPSGAFAYGFSATATPLLLIRYTNRQISPVLNFIEIFQNVANILLNFRNYTKKSLTITIYGVPGIIIGSLIGAYVLKISVNEAAIKVIVYSLLIPLILLQASGFRKEISLDKWKKVGYLVTFPVGVLYGVSTISGPPLALIINNQGLAKEEFKFAIALLRVVESITTFSAYITLGVFSSQVIYYAVVTSPAVITGMLIGIFMARVIRQKEDFRRLVMSFDSWISGYGLSFNLGKVVGYGMIWYWPMIITIVIDLYLLSRYIKKKRRLLKSY; this is translated from the coding sequence TTGTCAGTAATTCTCTTCGTCGCCTCCATACCTAGTGGTGCCTTTGCATATGGATTTTCAGCCACGGCAACGCCGTTACTGCTCATAAGGTATACCAATAGACAAATCTCTCCAGTATTAAACTTTATAGAAATTTTTCAGAATGTTGCTAATATTCTATTAAATTTTAGGAATTATACTAAAAAATCCCTAACAATTACCATTTACGGAGTCCCTGGAATAATTATAGGATCTTTAATAGGAGCATATGTTCTAAAAATTTCCGTAAACGAAGCAGCGATAAAGGTGATAGTATATAGCTTACTTATACCATTGATCCTACTACAAGCTAGTGGTTTTAGAAAGGAGATAAGTTTAGATAAGTGGAAAAAAGTCGGATATTTAGTAACCTTTCCAGTAGGTGTCCTATATGGGGTATCAACAATAAGTGGACCACCCTTAGCCCTTATAATTAATAATCAAGGGTTGGCAAAAGAGGAGTTTAAGTTCGCTATAGCACTACTTAGAGTAGTAGAGAGTATTACAACTTTTAGTGCTTACATTACTTTAGGAGTTTTTAGCTCCCAAGTAATCTACTACGCTGTAGTCACCTCACCAGCTGTGATAACTGGGATGTTAATTGGAATATTCATGGCTAGAGTGATAAGGCAAAAGGAAGATTTCAGAAGACTTGTTATGAGTTTTGATAGTTGGATAAGCGGATATGGTCTTTCATTCAACCTAGGTAAAGTTGTAGGTTATGGAATGATATGGTATTGGCCTATGATTATAACCATTGTAATAGACTTGTATCTTTTATCAAGATATATCAAAAAGAAGAGGAGATTGTTAAAATCATACTGA
- a CDS encoding DUF6955 family protein translates to MKIYIWLSEEVSRKLEELGLNYAKEVLGGMKRIEIDVEQEIVEEIVKLFPNAKVDSSTTKSIELLPKSFKNEILRIITEKKIEPKEALLEVIKSLKVED, encoded by the coding sequence ATGAAAATCTACATTTGGCTTAGTGAGGAAGTGAGTAGAAAATTAGAGGAGTTAGGGTTGAATTATGCAAAGGAAGTATTGGGAGGGATGAAGCGTATAGAGATAGATGTGGAACAAGAGATAGTAGAAGAGATAGTTAAGTTGTTTCCAAATGCGAAAGTTGATTCTTCAACTACGAAGTCGATAGAACTTCTACCTAAGAGTTTCAAAAACGAGATATTAAGGATAATTACGGAAAAGAAGATTGAACCCAAGGAAGCTTTGTTGGAAGTTATAAAAAGTCTGAAGGTTGAGGATTAA